Below is a genomic region from Tepidiforma bonchosmolovskayae.
CGGCTGATTGCGCTGCGGCGGGAGGAGCAGGCGGAGGCGTGCCGGCGGCTCGGGACGGAGCCGCCGCGGATGCTGGGGTACGAGGATGGGGAGCTGGCGTATTCGCGGGAGCTGGTGGGCGCGCTGGTGCGGGCGATCCGGGAGACGCGGCCGCTGCTGGTGCTGACGCACGACCCGACGGATTTCATCATCCGTGACCGGTTCATCAACCATGCGGACCACCGGGCGACGGGGGCGGCGGCGCTGGATGCGGTGTACCCGGCCGCGCGGGACCACCTGAACTTCCCGGAGCAGGTTGCCGAGGGGCTGGAGCCGTGGCGGGTGCGGGAGGTGCTGCTCTGGAACACGAATCAGCCCAACTTCGAGGTGGAGATTGGGGCGCAGCTGGAGCGGAAGGTTTGGGCGCTGGCCGCGCACGTTTCGCAGTTCGGGGAGACGGAGGAGCTGGCGCGGTTTGCGCAGGAGCGGTGGCGGACCGGCGAGGGGCGGTACGTTGAGCGGTTCCGGCGGGTGGTGCTGGACTTCTGAGCGGGCTCAGCGGCGGGCTGCGAGGGCGAAAGGGACGACGACGAGGGGCTCGGAGGTGGGGGCCGGGGCGCCGCCCTCAGCTTCGAGGGTGACGGCAAACGCGGCGAAACGGCGGAGGTCGCCGCCGGGCGCGAGGACGAGCGGCCCGCCGGAGGCGAAGAGGCCGGCCGATTGCGGGGTATCTCCGGCGATCAGCCAGGCCTGGTAGGTGCGGCCGGCGGGGGGAGGCGGCAGGCCATCGAGGACGGCGACGGCGAGCCCGGCGCGCGGGGCGAGGAGGACGCTGGCCTGGACGCCGGAGCTGCTGGTGGCGGCGGCGCGGAGGGTTTCGCCGCGGGCTGCGTCGGCGAGGAGGGCATCGCGGGCGGCGAGCGCGGC
It encodes:
- a CDS encoding PIG-L deacetylase family protein, yielding MPTALVIAAHPDDGELGCGGYVLQLVEAGWTVHWVVTTNGAKGTADRTMPRERLIALRREEQAEACRRLGTEPPRMLGYEDGELAYSRELVGALVRAIRETRPLLVLTHDPTDFIIRDRFINHADHRATGAAALDAVYPAARDHLNFPEQVAEGLEPWRVREVLLWNTNQPNFEVEIGAQLERKVWALAAHVSQFGETEELARFAQERWRTGEGRYVERFRRVVLDF
- a CDS encoding anti-sigma factor, translating into MTQQPGHPAEYLPELALGVLPESEAEAIRRHLAGCQPCAEEYTELVRVAALLPLAADAPGPSPETRAAVLAAVRRSPSRVARPRLLPASPWAARIAAAVLLLAAGGGLGWLVGRGDQEQPSAALAARDALLADAARGETLRAAATSSSGVQASVLLAPRAGLAVAVLDGLPPPPAGRTYQAWLIAGDTPQSAGLFASGGPLVLAPGGDLRRFAAFAVTLEAEGGAPAPTSEPLVVVPFALAARR